One stretch of Euphorbia lathyris chromosome 7, ddEupLath1.1, whole genome shotgun sequence DNA includes these proteins:
- the LOC136235835 gene encoding uncharacterized protein yields the protein MTVIRRFSDLDWRFLLLILPAFFLLVYICVSSIPISTFPTAFAPVASFFFNWTTADSSSPPPVYELDGRKIAVCLVGGARRFELTGPSIVESVLKVYPNADLFLHSPLDKNSFKFSLLKIAPRIAAIRIFKPRNINETEAEVRVLTSAGSPNGIQGLLQYFNLVEGCLTLIQEHQKQNQFIYDWIIRTRVDGYWNAPLHPSNFIPGHYLIPPGSNYGGLNDRLGIGDYNSTVVALSRLSLIPKLDSIGYRNLNSETSFRAQLTSHGIYYKARRLPFCIVSDRRYVFPPGQYGVPVAALSSPGPLSGAKCRPCTPICEGKCVRETMSVLDKGWSWTDWENGSLDLCNAQDEWEEGWEKIFDRVAGKKRAAVRKRIRDLKMKECVADFNEMRWRTFRWDSPPADEICKLGLEKSN from the exons ATGACTGTTATCAGACGCTTCTCCGATCTTGATTGGAGATTTCTCTTGTTAATTCTTCCTGCTTTCTTTCTCCTCGTTTATATCTGTGTTTCTTCTATTCCTATTTCTACTTTCCCCACCGCTTTTGCCCCTGTCGCATCGTTTTTCTTCAATTGGACTACCGCCGATTCTTCTAGTCCTCCGCCGGTGTACGAATTAGACGGCAGGAAGATCGCTGTGTGTTTAGTTGGTGGAGCTAGGAGATTCGAGCTTACTGGACCGTCGATTGTGGAGAGTGTTCTAAAGGTTTATCCAAACGCTGACCTGTTTCTGCATAGTCCTTTGGATAAAAATTCATTCAAATTCTCACTGTTGAAGATCGCCCCTAGAATCGCCGCAATTCGTATCTTCAAACCTAGAAATATCAACGAAACTGAAGCTGAAGTCCGTGTTCTCACCTCCGCCGGCTCTCCTAATGGAATCCAG GGACTACTGCAATATTTCAACCTGGTTGAAGGATGTTTAACACTAATCCAAGAACACCAAAAGCAAAACCAGTTCATCTACGATTGGATAATCCGAACCCGAGTTGATGGATACTGGAATGCTCCACTTCACCCTTCAAATTTCATCCCGGGTCATTACTTAATCCCACCCGGATCCAACTACGGCGGCCTCAACGACCGTCTCGGAATCGGCGATTACAACTCCACAGTCGTCGCTCTCTCCCGTCTCTCTCTAATCCCCAAACTTGATTCCATCGGCTACCGGAATCTCAACTCCGAAACTTCCTTCAGAGCTCAACTCACCAGCCACGGTATATACTACAAAGCCAGACGCCTCCCTTTCTGCATCGTTTCCGATCGCAGATACGTTTTTCCTCCGGGACAGTACGGCGTTCCCGTGGCGGCGCTGTCGAGTCCAGGGCCGTTGAGCGGAGCCAAGTGCCGGCCGTGTACTCCGATCTGCGAAGGGAAGTGCGTGAGAGAGACGATGTCAGTTCTTGATAAGGGATGGAGTTGGACTGATTGGGAAAATGGATCGCTTGATCTCTGTAATGCTCAAGATGAATGGGAAGAAGGTTGGGAGAAGATTTTTGACAGAGTCGCCGGGAAGAAACGCGCCGCCGTGAGGAAGCGGATTAGGGATTTGAAGATGAAGGAGTGTGTTGCTGATTTCAATGAAATGAGATGGCGGACTTTCAGGTGGGATAGTCCGCCGGCGGACGAGATTTGTAAGTTGGGGTTAGAGAAAAGTAATTGA